The Helianthus annuus cultivar XRQ/B chromosome 16, HanXRQr2.0-SUNRISE, whole genome shotgun sequence genome includes a window with the following:
- the LOC110915390 gene encoding dymeclin, whose product MGGLPSTPRWGGEGPPETAEYLIGTFVGGKTFPVTSDYWHKLLELPFDLHWPANRVEQACQTLAQNNRSTRHLAKILIHLTWCLQESLSNPDVLSVASMKAVNASYISSVFLKYSIENLNSQNLDDLYLSLDDSETPPTNIRKDESIINMVMHAVLSYIGRVDVSPKTYLLHHELLNFMLIATSTQLLSGPSPGPNDAHPFIDAAMSQEHFLVGSVVHKLLLNYISRPRSKNSASYTLMSEENQLGVLKRVGSAAANIVLLPLSYFVNSSFEASRSQLADSSVNILLILIHYRKCILVESVKNSNVGVGSESFLKEETYFAENPYYTALENVKNVEFDRVDIEGNAHSGPLVRLAFASLYDTLGMCLTDETAVLLLYALVHGNSDFLEYVLVRTEIDTLLLPLLETLYDTSRRTSNQIYMVLIILLILSQDASFNATIHKLILPSVPWYQERLLHQTSLGSLMVIILIRTVKYNMSKMRDVYLHTNCLAALANMAPHVHRLTAYASQSLVSLFEILSRKYAKLAELKNDKMQMSDSDPKDDDKLPEDTSAELHIYTDFLRIVLEILNAILTYALPRNPEVIYAIMHRQEVFQPFRNHPRFNELLENIFSVLDFFNSRMDAQKLDGEWSVEKVFQVINVNCRSWRGDGMKMFTQLRFTYEQESHPEEFFIPYVWQLVISRSGFSFNPSSINLFPIELPVEVSNAMEERNADQNMQLNAKEAVESSV is encoded by the exons ATGGGTGGTCTGCCTTCAACGCCGCGGTGGGGCGGCGAGGGGCCGCCGGAGACGGCGGAGTATCTGATCGGTACATTTGTTGGTGGGAAAACGTTTCCGGTGACTTCTGATTACTGGCATAAGTTACTGGAGCTCCCGTTTGATCTCCATTGGCCGGCTAATCGTGTTGAGCAAGCTTGCCAAACGTTAG CACAAAACAACCGTTCCACAAGGCACCTTGCAAAGATCTTAATTCATTTAACATGGTGTTTGCAAGAGTCACTTTCTAATCCAGATGTGCTGTCAGTGGCTTCAATGAAGGCTGTAAATGCATCTTACATTTCATCCGTATTTTTAAAGTATTCAATTGAAAATTTGAACAGCCAGAACCTTGATGATCTGTATTTATCTCTAGACGACAGTGAAACACCACCAACCAATATCCGTAAAG ACGAGAGCATTATAAATATGGTTATGCATGCTGTGCTTAGCTATATTGGTAGAGTGGATGTAAG TCCAAAGACGTATCTTCTACATCACGAACTGCTGAACTTCATGCTCATTGCTACGTCCACTCAGCTTCTTTCTGGGCCGTCACCCGGACCAAATGATGCTCACCCTTTCATTGATGCAGCAATGAGTCAG GAGCATTTTCTGGTAGGTTCGGTTGTTCATAAACTGCTGCTTAACTACATTTCACGGCCACGATCGAAAAATAGTGCATCGTATACGTTAATGTCCGAAGAAAATCAGCTAGGCGTACTGAAGAGAGTTGGTTCTGCTGCTG CAAATATAGTGCTACTTCCACTTAGTTACTTTGTCAATTCAAGTTTTGAAGCTTCTAGAAGTCAACTGGCTGACAGCAGTGTCAATATATTACTTATTCTCATTCATTATCGTAAATGCATTCTTGTGGAATCTGTGAAAAACAGCAACGTTGGCGTCGGTTCCGAATCGTTTCTGAAAGAGGAAACTTATTTCGCTGAAAATCCGTATTATACAGCATTGGAAAATGTTAAGAATGTTGAGT TTGAccgggtggatatcgagggaaatGCACATAGTGGTCCGCTTGTTAGATTGGCCTTTGCTTCTCTCTATGACACACTTGGCAT GTGCTTGACCGATGAAACTGCAGTTCTGTTGCTGTATGCTTTGGTTCATGGGAATTCAGACTTTCTGGAATACGTTCTGGTTCGAACGGAGATAGATACATTG TTGCTGCCATTGTTGGAGACACTTTATGACACTTCAAGGAGAACATCGAACCAAATATATATGGTGCTGATTATTCTGCTGATACTTAGTCAAGATGCTTCTTTTAATGCTACCATACACAAGCTG ATTCTCCCTTCTGTTCCGTGGTATCAAGAACGCCTACTTCATCAAACATCGCTTGGTTCTCTCATGGTCATCATTCTAATTAGGACAGTGAAGTACAACATGTCTAAGATGCGG GATGTTTATCTACATACCAATTGCCTTGCAGCATTGGCTAACATGGCTCCACATGTGCATCGGCTAACCGCATATGCCTCACAAAGCCTCGTTAGCCTTTTTGAAATCTTGTCACGCAA ATATGCAAAACTAGCAGAGCTAAAGAACGATAAAATGCAAATGAGTGATAGTGACCCAAAGGATGATGATAAACTTCCTGAAGATACG TCAGCAGAATTGCATATATATACCGACTTCCTCAGGATCGTTTTGGAAATACTCAATGCAATTCTGACCTACGCGCTGCCGAGGAACCCAGAG GTGATTTATGCAATTATGCACAGGCAGGAGGTTTTTCAGCCTTTCAGGAATCATCCGCGCTTCAATGAGTTGCTTGAGAACATATTTTCA GTCTTGGACTTCTTCAATAGCCGCATGGATGCTCAAAAGTTAGATGGCGAATGGTCCGTTGAGAAAGTGTTTCAAGTTATTAACGTAAATTGCAGATCTTGGCGTGGAGATGGGATGAAG ATGTTCACTCAACTACGGTTCACATATGAGCAAGAAAGCCATCCCGAAGAGTTCTTCATTCCATATGTGTGGCAGTTAGTAATCTCTCgcag TGGTTTCAGTTTCAATCCCAGTAGCATAAACTTATTCCCTATCGAGCTGCCTGTGGAG GTTAGCAATGCTATGGAGGAGAGGAATGCCGACCAAAATATGCAGTTAAATGCGAAGGAGGCTGTGGAATCATCTGTTTGA
- the LOC110915877 gene encoding protein tesmin/TSO1-like CXC 2 isoform X1, giving the protein MGHEKDQEKEMGVVMDTPERTQIANPLSKFEDSPVFNYINSLSPIKPVKSVHFTQTFSTLNFATIPSVFTSPHVSSLKDSKFLKRHQFSDSSKPELTSDDAKKAETSEGNLNATQNLLKQQTDINSSNSITDTSAAPSSGCSNLESRKLIYEPVRLGTNTLKTAGPSALSVPFISNGPENGSFRNEPEVEGINELPQSKEVSTCDWDSLISDGSELLNFNSPTDTVSYKAPDQNTLHPTSFNTLLTNAKPQANPLENDEGLKGAAENYVVVTSTSLNKFEVGVPVEDTDNEGGSLNKFEVGEPVEDTDNEGGSNLYRGMRRRCLVFEMNGSRRKHFEDVSNGSSANVSESNQTVAPSDNNLRPSRNGNLRGIGLHLNSIASNLVDHKHVKHESSGSGRQLIIAPSAAYPSMGSGRELMTTLSDSPDVGPALNVAEDASKAVGFVVNDELSQSQTSPRKKRRRAENVGEAEACKRCNCKKSKCLKLYCECFAAGVYCVEPCACLECFNKPIHEDTVLATRKQIESRNPLAFAPKVIKTSDPMQEDESSNTPASARHKRGCNCKKSGCLKKYCECYQGGVGCSINCRCEGCKNTFGRKDGSDMDLEGNECDTNGSDGSLQTVFHTEAEPVSATPATPSRFGSARQSIPLMNSKGKPPRSFLAIGSSSNPRFGKLNPFRGGGGTKQLQTVGENEIPDVFEEKNGSPISGVKSCSPNSKRVSPPHSNSIMGQRSSRKLILQSIPSFPCLTPNSKH; this is encoded by the exons GACTCCCCTGTGTTTAATTATATCAACAGTCTTTCGCCTATCAAGCCGGTTAAATCCGTGCACTTTACGCAGACATTCAGCACTCTAAACTTTGCAACAATTCCATCTGTTTTTACTTCCCCTCATGTCAGTTCCCTCAAAGATTCTAAATTTCTTAAAAG GCACCAGTTTTCTGATTCATCAAAACCCGAACTTACTTCCGATGATGCAAAGAAAGCAGAAACCAGTGAAGGGAATTTAAACGCTACTCAAAACCTATTAAAGCAGCAAACAGATATTAATTCCAGCAACTCCATTACCGACACTTCTGCTGCTCCATCAAGCGGTTGCTCAAATCTTGAATCAAGAAAATTAATCTATGAACCCGTTCGTCTCGGCACAAACACATTAAAAACAGCGGGTCCATCAGCATTGTCTGTTCCATTCATCAGCAATGGCCCGGAAAACGGTTCATTTAGAAACGAACCAGAAGTCGAAGGGATAAACGAACTCCCTCAGAGTAAAGAAGTATCAACATGTGATTGGGACAGTTTGATATCTGATGGTTCAGAGTTGCTTAATTTCAACTCACCAACTGATACAGTGTCCTATAAGGCCCCTGATCAAAACACGTTACATCCTACAAGTTTTAATACGTTATTGACGAACGCAAAACCGCAAGCTAATCCCTTAGAAAACGATGAAGGTTTGAAGGGGGCAGCTGAAAACTATGTAGTGGTTACTAGTACGTCTTTAAACAAATTTGAGGTTGGAGTGCCGGTGGAGGATACAGATAATGAG GGTGGGTCTTTAAACAAATTTGAGGTTGGAGAGCCGGTGGAGGATACAGATAATGAG GGTGGTTCTAATTTATACCGTGGCATGAGAAGGCGCTGTCTGGTTTTTGAAATGAACGGGTCCCGGAGAAAGCACTTCGAAGATGTCTCAAACGGTAGTTCTGCAAACGTATCAGAATCCAATCAAACCGTTGCTCCCAGTGATAATAATTTACGTCCATCGAGGAACGGTAATTTACGTGGTATCGGTTTGCATTTAAACTCTATCGCTTCAAACTTAGTGGATCATAAACATGTTAAGCATGAAAGCTCTGGCTCTGGTAGACAACTTATAATTGCACCTTCTGCTGCTTATCCTTCCATGGGTTCCGGTCGAGAATTGATGACAACGTTATCGGATTCACCCGACGTCGGGCCTGCTCTAAACGTTGCCGAAGATGCTTCTAAAGCGGTCGGGTTTGTAGTTAATGATGAGTTAAGTCAAAGTCAAACTAGTCCGAGAAAGAAAAG GCGTAGAGCGGAAAATGTTGGAGAGGCGGAGGCTTGCAAGCGATGTAACTGTAAGAAATCCAAGTGTTTGAAGCT TTATTGTGAATGCTTTGCTGCTGGTGTCTACTGTGTGGAGCCATGTGCATGCCTCGAATGTTTCAACAAACCGATACATGAAGACACAGTGCTTGCAACTCGCAAGCAGATCGAATCCCGCAACCCTCTTGCATTTGCTCCCAAAGTTATCAAAACCTCTGATCCCATGCAAGAG GATGAGTCTAGCAACACTCCGGCTTCAGCTCGACATAAAAGAGGCTGCAATTGTAAAAAATCTGGTTGCCTCAAGAAATACTGTGAATGCTATCAG GGTGGCGTCGGATGTTCTATCAACTGCAGATGTGAAGGGTGCAAGAATACGTTTGGTCGCAAGGATG GTTCTGACATGGATCTAGAAGGCAATGAGTGTGACACGAATGGGAGCGATGGAAGCTTGCAGACGGTATTCCATACTGAGGCCGAACCGGTTTCTGCTACTCCTGCAACTCCTTCACGTTTTGGCAG CGCGAGACAATCTATTCCATTGATGAACTCAAAGGGCAAACCGCCACGATCATTTCTAGCCATCGGATCATCCTCTAACCCAAGATTTGGAAAGCTGAACCCTTTCAGAGGTGGCGGTGGTACTAAGCAACTACAAACGGTGGGAGAAAACGAGATACCCGATGTTTTTGAAGAGAAGAATGGTTCTCCAATTAGTGGCGTAAAATCTTGTTCACCAAACAGCAAGAGGGTGTCACCCCCACACTCCAATTCCATCATGGGACAAAGAAGCAGCAGAAAGTTAATTTTGCAAtctattccttcatttccatgcCTCACCCCCAACAGCAAGCATTGA
- the LOC110915877 gene encoding protein tesmin/TSO1-like CXC 2 isoform X2 — translation MGHEKDQEKEMGVVMDTPERTQIANPLSKFEDSPVFNYINSLSPIKPVKSVHFTQTFSTLNFATIPSVFTSPHVSSLKDSKFLKRHQFSDSSKPELTSDDAKKAETSEGNLNATQNLLKQQTDINSSNSITDTSAAPSSGCSNLESRKLIYEPVRLGTNTLKTAGPSALSVPFISNGPENGSFRNEPEVEGINELPQSKEVSTCDWDSLISDGSELLNFNSPTDTVSYKAPDQNTLHPTSFNTLLTNAKPQANPLENDEGLKGAAENYVVVTSTSLNKFEVGVPVEDTDNEGGSNLYRGMRRRCLVFEMNGSRRKHFEDVSNGSSANVSESNQTVAPSDNNLRPSRNGNLRGIGLHLNSIASNLVDHKHVKHESSGSGRQLIIAPSAAYPSMGSGRELMTTLSDSPDVGPALNVAEDASKAVGFVVNDELSQSQTSPRKKRRRAENVGEAEACKRCNCKKSKCLKLYCECFAAGVYCVEPCACLECFNKPIHEDTVLATRKQIESRNPLAFAPKVIKTSDPMQEDESSNTPASARHKRGCNCKKSGCLKKYCECYQGGVGCSINCRCEGCKNTFGRKDGSDMDLEGNECDTNGSDGSLQTVFHTEAEPVSATPATPSRFGSARQSIPLMNSKGKPPRSFLAIGSSSNPRFGKLNPFRGGGGTKQLQTVGENEIPDVFEEKNGSPISGVKSCSPNSKRVSPPHSNSIMGQRSSRKLILQSIPSFPCLTPNSKH, via the exons GACTCCCCTGTGTTTAATTATATCAACAGTCTTTCGCCTATCAAGCCGGTTAAATCCGTGCACTTTACGCAGACATTCAGCACTCTAAACTTTGCAACAATTCCATCTGTTTTTACTTCCCCTCATGTCAGTTCCCTCAAAGATTCTAAATTTCTTAAAAG GCACCAGTTTTCTGATTCATCAAAACCCGAACTTACTTCCGATGATGCAAAGAAAGCAGAAACCAGTGAAGGGAATTTAAACGCTACTCAAAACCTATTAAAGCAGCAAACAGATATTAATTCCAGCAACTCCATTACCGACACTTCTGCTGCTCCATCAAGCGGTTGCTCAAATCTTGAATCAAGAAAATTAATCTATGAACCCGTTCGTCTCGGCACAAACACATTAAAAACAGCGGGTCCATCAGCATTGTCTGTTCCATTCATCAGCAATGGCCCGGAAAACGGTTCATTTAGAAACGAACCAGAAGTCGAAGGGATAAACGAACTCCCTCAGAGTAAAGAAGTATCAACATGTGATTGGGACAGTTTGATATCTGATGGTTCAGAGTTGCTTAATTTCAACTCACCAACTGATACAGTGTCCTATAAGGCCCCTGATCAAAACACGTTACATCCTACAAGTTTTAATACGTTATTGACGAACGCAAAACCGCAAGCTAATCCCTTAGAAAACGATGAAGGTTTGAAGGGGGCAGCTGAAAACTATGTAGTGGTTACTAGTACGTCTTTAAACAAATTTGAGGTTGGAGTGCCGGTGGAGGATACAGATAATGAG GGTGGTTCTAATTTATACCGTGGCATGAGAAGGCGCTGTCTGGTTTTTGAAATGAACGGGTCCCGGAGAAAGCACTTCGAAGATGTCTCAAACGGTAGTTCTGCAAACGTATCAGAATCCAATCAAACCGTTGCTCCCAGTGATAATAATTTACGTCCATCGAGGAACGGTAATTTACGTGGTATCGGTTTGCATTTAAACTCTATCGCTTCAAACTTAGTGGATCATAAACATGTTAAGCATGAAAGCTCTGGCTCTGGTAGACAACTTATAATTGCACCTTCTGCTGCTTATCCTTCCATGGGTTCCGGTCGAGAATTGATGACAACGTTATCGGATTCACCCGACGTCGGGCCTGCTCTAAACGTTGCCGAAGATGCTTCTAAAGCGGTCGGGTTTGTAGTTAATGATGAGTTAAGTCAAAGTCAAACTAGTCCGAGAAAGAAAAG GCGTAGAGCGGAAAATGTTGGAGAGGCGGAGGCTTGCAAGCGATGTAACTGTAAGAAATCCAAGTGTTTGAAGCT TTATTGTGAATGCTTTGCTGCTGGTGTCTACTGTGTGGAGCCATGTGCATGCCTCGAATGTTTCAACAAACCGATACATGAAGACACAGTGCTTGCAACTCGCAAGCAGATCGAATCCCGCAACCCTCTTGCATTTGCTCCCAAAGTTATCAAAACCTCTGATCCCATGCAAGAG GATGAGTCTAGCAACACTCCGGCTTCAGCTCGACATAAAAGAGGCTGCAATTGTAAAAAATCTGGTTGCCTCAAGAAATACTGTGAATGCTATCAG GGTGGCGTCGGATGTTCTATCAACTGCAGATGTGAAGGGTGCAAGAATACGTTTGGTCGCAAGGATG GTTCTGACATGGATCTAGAAGGCAATGAGTGTGACACGAATGGGAGCGATGGAAGCTTGCAGACGGTATTCCATACTGAGGCCGAACCGGTTTCTGCTACTCCTGCAACTCCTTCACGTTTTGGCAG CGCGAGACAATCTATTCCATTGATGAACTCAAAGGGCAAACCGCCACGATCATTTCTAGCCATCGGATCATCCTCTAACCCAAGATTTGGAAAGCTGAACCCTTTCAGAGGTGGCGGTGGTACTAAGCAACTACAAACGGTGGGAGAAAACGAGATACCCGATGTTTTTGAAGAGAAGAATGGTTCTCCAATTAGTGGCGTAAAATCTTGTTCACCAAACAGCAAGAGGGTGTCACCCCCACACTCCAATTCCATCATGGGACAAAGAAGCAGCAGAAAGTTAATTTTGCAAtctattccttcatttccatgcCTCACCCCCAACAGCAAGCATTGA